CGGCTACGACGCCGACCAGCTTACCGCCGATGCCCGCGCCTACAGCCGCCTGCCCGACTGCTGCAAGAAAACCAACGCTATACACTAAGCCTGCCGTCATTGCGAGCGCAGCGAAGCAATCCGTTCTGTTCTCAGCGACTTACCTAATTAATGTGAAAAGCCCCGGCTCTGAATGAAGTCGGGGCTTTTTTCTTTAAGTTTTGTATATGGATAAGCGCTTGCCACAACTCAGGGCCAGCCGCTCAGCGAGGAAAGATTACTATGGCCTGCTGCCTCACAATGACGGCAGGGCTATTTCGATTTCCACAGCCGCCACCAGGGTAGATAGGGCTGGTCGTGGTGCTCGTAGTGATACCCGAAGAAGTAGCAGCTCACAAAGGCCCACAGGTGGTGCCGAAACTGGCTGCGCGATTTATGCGGGTTATCGGGCGCGTGCTCGCCGCGGTGCGGCAGGTAGGTGCCAAAGAAAAAGAGCTGGACCGTGGCCAGAATAGCCGGTATCATCCAGAAGGCAATGACGTTGGCCTGCGGGAAAAACAGCTTCAGCACGTTATAGGTGGCCGCCATCAGCAGCACCTGCCACCAGGTCACGTAGTTCCAGGCGAAGCGCAGGAACCAGGGCAGGAAGCCGGGGTGGCGGCCGTCGTGAAAATCAGGGTCGTCCTGCGTGCCCACGTGGCGGTGGTGGGCGTGGTGCTTGGGCAGCTGGCCCGGAAACCAGTTGTAGGCAAACAGCCCGGCCGCCAAGGTGCCGATGGCATTATTGAGCCGTTTGTTGGGGCTTACTAAGCCGTGCATGGCATCGTGCGCAGTGATGAATAAGCCGGTGTAGAGGTGCGTTTGGAGCAGCACCAGCAGATACGGGGCCGGACTATGCCAGTCGGGCCGGTACCACGCCAGCAAAAAGCTCAGCAACGTCGCCCAGCACACGCCCACCGCCACCGCCACCGCTACGCCTTTCAAGCCCAGCGGCTCGGGCACCACACGGCGGGTGAGCGGCGATGCCGACGGATAGGAAGCAGTTTGCATGGGCAACAGCGAGTAAACCGTGAGGTTGAATTACAAACTTAGCAGCTGGTCGCGCACTTGCTCCATCAGCCACATGGGCGTGCTGGTGGCGCCGCAAATGCCCACCGACTGCCCCGGCTGAAACCACTCCGGCTGAATTTCGCCCACGTTCGAGATGAAATGGGTTTGCGGGTTGGTTTCCTTGCACACCTGGTAGAGCACCTTGCCGTTGGAGCTTTTGGTGCCCGACACGAACACAATCTGGTCGAACTGCGCGGCGAAGCGCCGCAGGTCCTTGTCGCGGTTGCTCACCTGGCGGCAAATGGTGTCGTTGGCATTCACTTGGTAACCACGGCCTTCCAGTTCGCCCTTGATGTTGTAGAAGCTGTTGGTGCTTTTGGTGGTCTGGCTGTAGAGCGTGATATTTTCGGGCAGCTCGTGGCGCAGCAGCTCGTCGATGCTTTCAAACACCACGGCGTCGCCGCCGGTCTGGCCCAGCAGGCCCAGCACTTCGGCGTGGCCGTGCTTGCCGTAGATGAAGATTTTCTCCTTGCGGTCGTAGCTCGCCTTGATGCGATTCTGCAGCTTGAGCACCACGGGGCAGCTGGCGTCAATCAGCGTCAGGTTGTTTTCCATGGCCATCTGGTAGGTGGCCGGGGGCTCGCCGTGGGCCCGAATGAGCACGGCCTCATTGCGTAGCTCGGCCAGCTTTTCGTGGCAGATGATGCGCAGGCCGCGCGCTTCCAGGCGCTGCACCTCCTCGTCGTTGTGCACGATGTCGCCCAGGCAATAGAGGTAGCCCTGCTCGTCGAGCAGGTCTTCGGCCATTTGAATGGCGTAAATCACGCCGAAGCAAAAGCCGGAGTTGGGGTCGATGCGGACGCTGAGGTGCAAGTGGGGCATACGTCAGGACAAACCGCGAAACCACGGTTAAGGTTGTGACCGCCGGAAACGTTTTTGGCGGGCGCCAAAAACTACGTCAGAACCGCGCAAACCGGTTTTCGGTTTACTCGGCCACGCGGCTCAGGCGCTGGGCCTGCTCGTCGCTCACGTGGCCACGGTCCACCAAGAAGCTGCGCACCGTGCGGAAAGCCTCGGCATCGAGCCCCGATTTGGGGTGGCTCAGGGCCGCGTTGAGCAACATTTCCTTGTCTTCGTCGACGTGCTTGCTCAGGCCCAGAAAGGCCGGCAGGTTGCTTTCGACCGAAAAACGCAGAAACCGGATTTCGGGGTTGCGAGGGTCCAGGCTCACGGCCTGCTCGAAGGTGCGGGCGGCGTCCTGCACATAGGTCAGTTTGTTGAACATCGACGCATCGCGGGCCCGGATGGCCTCGGCCGCGCCCTTGTAGCCCAGCACCAGCGCGTCGCGGTCCTTGTAATCGGCCAGGAGCTTATAGAATTTTTCGCCCGCGGCTTTGTCGGCGGCGGCCTGCTCGTAGTGGCGGCGGAGTACGGAAGGATGGTAAGGAGAAGCCACGGAAAGGGTCGGGAAAGAGGGATTAGTAGAGGAAACGCGGGCCGCCGCAAGGCCGCTCGCGGGAGCAAAGCTGCACGCCATCGGCACAAGCAGCAGGCCCAAGCCGCGTCGAAACAAAGCATTCATGGGAGCAAAACTACTTCAGGCTTCAAAGAATTCAGCTCACTGGTAAGCGGGCCCGGCCGACCCGCTCAGATGCGCGACAGCCGGTAGCGGAAATACGAGCCCAGCAGCAGCAGCAGCTTGGTGTTGTCGGGCACCCGCACCCGCTCACCCAGGATGCGGGCCGCCGGCAGCTTTTTGATTTTATAAAACAGCTTCAGGTAGTACACATAGGCCAAATACACGCCCAGCTTGGCCGAGCGCGGCAGCTGCTGAATGCCCGCGTAGGCGGCTTCAAAATCGGCCTTGATGTCGACCTCAATCTCGCTCTTGGTGGCGTCGTTGAAGCGCTGGTACACCACGCCGGGGAAGTATACGCGGCCCCGCTCCTCGTAGTCGGAGCGGATGTCGCGCAGAAAATTGACTTTCTGAAATGCCGCCCCCAGCCGCCGGGCCGGCTCACGCAGGCGCTCAAACAGCGCGTCGTCACCGTCGCAAAACACCCGCAGGCACATCAGCCCCACCACTTCGGCCGAGCCGTAGATGTACTCGTTGTAGAGGTCGGGGTGGTAGTTCTGGTCCTCCAAATCGAGCGCCATGCTGTGCAGGAAGGCCTCGATGAACTCGCGGTCGATGCCGTAGCGGCGCACCACGTGCTGAAACGCGTGCAGCACCGGGTTGAAGCTCAGGCCCGTGTCCAGGGCCTCGTAGGTCTGGCGGCGGAAATCGGCCAGTAGCGCGGCCTTGTCATGGTCATGAAAGGTGTCCACGATTTCATCGGCCCAGCGCACAAACCCATACACGGCGTACACCGGCAGGTGCAGGCGCTCGTCGAGCGTGCGAATGCCCAGCGTGAACGAAGTGCTGTAGCGCCCCGTGATGAGTTTGCTGCAAGCCAGGCTGGTGTCGGTGAAGAGTTTAACGTGGTCCATTTTCTTTCAAAACTTCTCCCGCCACCACCTGGCCCGAAATTAACGAGGGCGGCACGCCCGGTCCGGGCACGGTGAGTTGGCCGGTGAAATACAAATTACTGACTTTTTTGCTCTTGAGGGTGGGCTTCAGAATAGCCGTTTGCCGGAGGGTATTCGCCAAACCGTAAGCATTGCCTTTGAAGCTGTGGTAGTCGGCCATGAAGTCGCGGTGGGCGTAGCTGCGCTTGAACACCACGTGCTCGCGGATGGGGTGGCCGCAGTGCTTTTCGAGCCGGTCCATCAGCA
This DNA window, taken from Hymenobacter sp. 5317J-9, encodes the following:
- a CDS encoding phytoene/squalene synthase family protein gives rise to the protein MDHVKLFTDTSLACSKLITGRYSTSFTLGIRTLDERLHLPVYAVYGFVRWADEIVDTFHDHDKAALLADFRRQTYEALDTGLSFNPVLHAFQHVVRRYGIDREFIEAFLHSMALDLEDQNYHPDLYNEYIYGSAEVVGLMCLRVFCDGDDALFERLREPARRLGAAFQKVNFLRDIRSDYEERGRVYFPGVVYQRFNDATKSEIEVDIKADFEAAYAGIQQLPRSAKLGVYLAYVYYLKLFYKIKKLPAARILGERVRVPDNTKLLLLLGSYFRYRLSRI
- a CDS encoding fatty acid desaturase, translated to MQTASYPSASPLTRRVVPEPLGLKGVAVAVAVGVCWATLLSFLLAWYRPDWHSPAPYLLVLLQTHLYTGLFITAHDAMHGLVSPNKRLNNAIGTLAAGLFAYNWFPGQLPKHHAHHRHVGTQDDPDFHDGRHPGFLPWFLRFAWNYVTWWQVLLMAATYNVLKLFFPQANVIAFWMIPAILATVQLFFFGTYLPHRGEHAPDNPHKSRSQFRHHLWAFVSCYFFGYHYEHHDQPYLPWWRLWKSK
- a CDS encoding 4-hydroxy-3-methylbut-2-enyl diphosphate reductase, with the translated sequence MPHLHLSVRIDPNSGFCFGVIYAIQMAEDLLDEQGYLYCLGDIVHNDEEVQRLEARGLRIICHEKLAELRNEAVLIRAHGEPPATYQMAMENNLTLIDASCPVVLKLQNRIKASYDRKEKIFIYGKHGHAEVLGLLGQTGGDAVVFESIDELLRHELPENITLYSQTTKSTNSFYNIKGELEGRGYQVNANDTICRQVSNRDKDLRRFAAQFDQIVFVSGTKSSNGKVLYQVCKETNPQTHFISNVGEIQPEWFQPGQSVGICGATSTPMWLMEQVRDQLLSL